From the genome of Anticarsia gemmatalis isolate Benzon Research Colony breed Stoneville strain chromosome 13, ilAntGemm2 primary, whole genome shotgun sequence, one region includes:
- the LOC142977499 gene encoding translocon-associated protein subunit gamma: MSSKGNKAFTKEEELLLQDFSRNVSTKSSALFYGNAFIVSAIPIWLFWRVHALEVSPSLAWFAIVTAASTWLLALAYRNTKFQLKHRVAVRRQDAVAREMARELADDKKMSRKEKDERILWKKNEVADYEATTYSIFYNNALFLTIVILSSFYLLRSFTPTVNYIVSLTVASGLLALLSTGTK, translated from the exons ATGTCTAGCAAAGGAAACAAAGCTTTTACGAAAGAGGAGGAGTTATTGCTCCAAGACTTTAGCAGAAATGTATCAACCAAGTCTTCAGCCCTATTTTACGGCAATGCCTTCATCGTATCTGCTATTCCCATAT GGTTGTTCTGGAGGGTGCACGCACTGGAGGTGAGCCCATCCCTGGCTTGGTTCGCGATAGTTACGGCGGCGAGCACCTGGCTGCTGGCGCTGGCGTACCGCAACACCAAGTTCCAGCTGAAGCACCGTGTAGCTGTGCGCAGACAGGACGCTGTTGCCCGCGAAATGGCTCGCGAACTGGCTGACGACAAGAAGATGAGCAGGAAGGAGAAAGACGAGAG GATCCTGTGGAAGAAGAATGAAGTGGCTGACTATGAGGCTACCACATACTCCATCTTCTACAACAATGCCTTGTTCCTGACCATCGTCATCCTGAGCAGCTTCTACCTCCTGCGCTCTTTCACACCTACTGT TAACTACATCGTGTCCCTCACAGTTGCCTCCGGACTCTTGGCTCTGCTGTCCACAGGAACCAAGTGA
- the LOC142977498 gene encoding uncharacterized protein LOC142977498 isoform X1: MARGAVRALLVTAALTALASAHAARFGDRLEPRVPAAYAPRHAPATHHYADNEYEDDMYEQDYEEQNLSVEDEEELPDTEPAPRRPARTEAHRLEMSTEYFVIPERSSSSPPPSTSTTVTPTPRPNLTLITAPSLTTVSALRSESWAVPILALACVSMVTLGGFEAFVIWGASRKAPSHRHLLLGQTLLFGLFSCAATAALFATTPTAFTCGAVRFGTGVAYVIVFASLLVKCVFLLSLNGGVYLPAAYQGLLLFFAVMIQVAIGAQWLGGSPPRVASGGGRCDVHMSDFLLSLCYAAFLIAVVCGVALRSRGIRDNYREATHIAGAGGATAAVWVCWVAAALGAPERHRDACVAAGLLATCAVVFALMFAPKGRRLAALGREGRWDADREEGLSSLGAGGSGYSPSFFHFKPVKYGMVSAAAPVPAPPPVLDRKEPPAQPADYGALFANSPHPHSRVMYSPPHYTMHPLMLNYPYNYPPYPYLLPPGVMVRPEEGNVYTSVEPTFSSNPNVYFQRTEPLHVGMMY; encoded by the exons ATGGCGAGGGGAGCCGTGCGCGCGCTGCTCGTCACGGCGGCGCTCACCGCGCTCGCGAGTGCCCATGCAGCGCGCTTCGGAGACCGCCTCGAGCCCCGCGTGCCCGCTGCGTACGCGCCGCGCCATGCGCCAGCTACGCACCACTACGCCGACAATGAGTACGAGGACGACATGTACGAGCAAGACTACGAGGAGCAAAACCTCTCGGTTGAAGACGAAGAAGAACTCCCGGACACAGAGCCGGCCCCGCGCCGTCCCGCCCGCACTGAAGCGCACAGACTTGAAATGAGTACTGAGTACTTTGTAATACCCGAACGAAGTTCCTCATCACCGCCACCGTCAACATCTACCACCGTCACACCGACGCCGAGACCGAACTTGACTCTCATAACGGCACCGAGCCTGACGACCGTCAGTGCCCTCCGATCAGAGTCCTGGGCTGTACCCATATTAGCCCTGGCATGTGTGAGTATGGTGACGCTGGGCGGATTCGAGGCTTTCGTCATATGGGGTGCTAGCCGTAAAGCGCCTAGTCATCGCCACCTGTTGCTGGGACAGACGCTACTGTTTGGGTTGTTTTCGTGCGCTGCCACAGCGGCCCTATTTGCCACTACGCCGACCGCATTCACGTGTGGTGCCGTTCGGTTTGGGACTGGCGTCGCGTATGTTATAGTATTCGCATCACTTCTCGTCAAGTGCGTCTTCTTACTAAGTTTGAACGGTGGAGTATATTTGCCGGCGGCGTATCAGGGACTATTACTGTTTTTCGCCGTCATGATACAAGTGGCGATAGGAGCCCAGTGGCTCGGTGGTTCACCACCGAGGGTAGCAAGTGGTGGTGGTCGGTGCGACGTGCATATGTCAGACTTTTTGCTCTCGCTGTGCTACGCGGCGTTCCTAATCGCCGTAGTGTGCGGAGTGGCATTACGATCACGCGGCATTCGCGATAATTACCGCGAAGCGACGCACAttgcgggcgcgggcggcgccacGGCCGCGGTGTGGGTGTGTTGGGTGGCGGCAGCGCTGGGCGCGCCTGAACGCCACCGCGACGCCTGCGTGGCGGCAGGGCTGCTCGCGACGTGCGCTGTCGTGTTCGCTCTGATGTTCGCGCCGAAAGGTCGGCGACTAGCGGCGCTGGGCCGCGAAGGCCGATGGGACGCCGACCGCGAGGAGGGCCTCAGCTCGCTGGGCGCCGGTGGCTCGGGATACTCACCCTCGTTTTTCCACTTCAAGCCGGTGAAGTACGGCATGGTGTCGGCGGCGGCGCCGGTGCCGGCTCCGCCCCCTGTGCTCGACCGTAAGGAGCCGCCCGCTCAGCCAGCCG ATTACGGAGCCCTGTTCGCGAACTCGCCGCACCCGCACTCACGCGTAATGTACTCTCCGCCGCACTACACAATGCACCCCCTAATGCTAAACTATCCCTACAATTACCCACCCTATCCTTATCTTTTGCCGCCAG GCGTGATGGTGCGTCCGGAGGAGGGCAACGTGTACACGAGCGTGGAGCCCACCTTCAGTAGCAACCCCAACGTGTACTTCCAGCGAACGGAACCGTTGCACGTCGGCATGATGTACTGA
- the LOC142977498 gene encoding uncharacterized protein LOC142977498 isoform X2: MARGAVRALLVTAALTALASAHAARFGDRLEPRVPAAYAPRHAPATHHYADNEYEDDMYEQDYEEQNLSVEDEEELPDTEPAPRRPARTEAHRLEMSTEYFVIPERSSSSPPPSTSTTVTPTPRPNLTLITAPSLTTVSALRSESWAVPILALACVSMVTLGGFEAFVIWGASRKAPSHRHLLLGQTLLFGLFSCAATAALFATTPTAFTCGAVRFGTGVAYVIVFASLLVKCVFLLSLNGGVYLPAAYQGLLLFFAVMIQVAIGAQWLGGSPPRVASGGGRCDVHMSDFLLSLCYAAFLIAVVCGVALRSRGIRDNYREATHIAGAGGATAAVWVCWVAAALGAPERHRDACVAAGLLATCAVVFALMFAPKGRRLAALGREGRWDADREEGLSSLGAGGSGYSPSFFHFKPVKYGMVSAAAPVPAPPPVLDRKEPPAQPAGVMVRPEEGNVYTSVEPTFSSNPNVYFQRTEPLHVGMMY; encoded by the exons ATGGCGAGGGGAGCCGTGCGCGCGCTGCTCGTCACGGCGGCGCTCACCGCGCTCGCGAGTGCCCATGCAGCGCGCTTCGGAGACCGCCTCGAGCCCCGCGTGCCCGCTGCGTACGCGCCGCGCCATGCGCCAGCTACGCACCACTACGCCGACAATGAGTACGAGGACGACATGTACGAGCAAGACTACGAGGAGCAAAACCTCTCGGTTGAAGACGAAGAAGAACTCCCGGACACAGAGCCGGCCCCGCGCCGTCCCGCCCGCACTGAAGCGCACAGACTTGAAATGAGTACTGAGTACTTTGTAATACCCGAACGAAGTTCCTCATCACCGCCACCGTCAACATCTACCACCGTCACACCGACGCCGAGACCGAACTTGACTCTCATAACGGCACCGAGCCTGACGACCGTCAGTGCCCTCCGATCAGAGTCCTGGGCTGTACCCATATTAGCCCTGGCATGTGTGAGTATGGTGACGCTGGGCGGATTCGAGGCTTTCGTCATATGGGGTGCTAGCCGTAAAGCGCCTAGTCATCGCCACCTGTTGCTGGGACAGACGCTACTGTTTGGGTTGTTTTCGTGCGCTGCCACAGCGGCCCTATTTGCCACTACGCCGACCGCATTCACGTGTGGTGCCGTTCGGTTTGGGACTGGCGTCGCGTATGTTATAGTATTCGCATCACTTCTCGTCAAGTGCGTCTTCTTACTAAGTTTGAACGGTGGAGTATATTTGCCGGCGGCGTATCAGGGACTATTACTGTTTTTCGCCGTCATGATACAAGTGGCGATAGGAGCCCAGTGGCTCGGTGGTTCACCACCGAGGGTAGCAAGTGGTGGTGGTCGGTGCGACGTGCATATGTCAGACTTTTTGCTCTCGCTGTGCTACGCGGCGTTCCTAATCGCCGTAGTGTGCGGAGTGGCATTACGATCACGCGGCATTCGCGATAATTACCGCGAAGCGACGCACAttgcgggcgcgggcggcgccacGGCCGCGGTGTGGGTGTGTTGGGTGGCGGCAGCGCTGGGCGCGCCTGAACGCCACCGCGACGCCTGCGTGGCGGCAGGGCTGCTCGCGACGTGCGCTGTCGTGTTCGCTCTGATGTTCGCGCCGAAAGGTCGGCGACTAGCGGCGCTGGGCCGCGAAGGCCGATGGGACGCCGACCGCGAGGAGGGCCTCAGCTCGCTGGGCGCCGGTGGCTCGGGATACTCACCCTCGTTTTTCCACTTCAAGCCGGTGAAGTACGGCATGGTGTCGGCGGCGGCGCCGGTGCCGGCTCCGCCCCCTGTGCTCGACCGTAAGGAGCCGCCCGCTCAGCCAGCCG GCGTGATGGTGCGTCCGGAGGAGGGCAACGTGTACACGAGCGTGGAGCCCACCTTCAGTAGCAACCCCAACGTGTACTTCCAGCGAACGGAACCGTTGCACGTCGGCATGATGTACTGA